In Mercurialis annua linkage group LG5, ddMerAnnu1.2, whole genome shotgun sequence, a single genomic region encodes these proteins:
- the LOC126680973 gene encoding deSI-like protein At4g17486 encodes MLCRKNLSCDEEDNNGGSVPVHLNVYDLTPINGYAYWLGLGVYHSGVQVHGVEYAFGAHEYPTTGIFEGEPKQCEGFTFRKTILIGKTDLSSSQVRTVMEELAEEFRGNAYNLITKNCNHFCNNACVKLTGNPIPNWVNRLARIGFLCNCVLPANLNSTKVRHHKIEEKSEVTEKKKLTSVSDRFTSSSNSSSSSSLSPPGNQIRGRSRSRSRRILPPSPPLITSPPI; translated from the exons atgttgtgCAGGAAAAATTTAAGCTGTGATGAAGAAGACAACAATGGAGGATCTGTACCAGTTCATCTCAATGTTTATGATCTAACTCCAATCAATGGCTATGCTTATTGGCTTGGCCTTGGTGTTTATCATTCTGGTGTTCAag TTCATGGAGTTGAATATGCATTTGGGGCTCATGAGTATCCAACAACTGGGATTTTTGAAGGAGAACCAAAACAGTGTGAGGGATTTACATTCAGAAAAACAATTTTGATTGGAAAAACAGATTTAAGTTCTTCTCAGGTAAGAACAGTTATGGAGGAATTAGCAGAAGAATTCAGAGGAAATGCTTAtaatttaatcactaaaaactGTAACCATTTCTGTAATAATGCTTGTGTTAAACTCACCGGTAATCCGATTCCGAATTGGGTTAATCGACTCGCTAGAATCG GGTTTTTATGCAATTGTGTTCTTCCTGCGAATTTAAATTCGACTAAAGTTCGACATCATAAAATCGAAGAGAAATCTGAAGTAACGGAGAAGAAAAAATTAACAAGTGTATCGGATAGATTTACGTCTTCTTCAAATTCATCGTCTTCCTCGTCGTTATCTCCTCCCGGAAATCAAATTCGCGGTAGAAGTAGAAGCAGAAGTAGACGCATTCTTCCACCATCTCCTCCTTTGATTACTTCACCACCAATTTGA
- the LOC126680971 gene encoding uncharacterized protein LOC126680971, giving the protein MFCGRPTFLRLKLIRSQHFCTNTTKPTPNNSNKHKIESSITRYNETYRQLDNLDFMTATKILFNEPPKQKKFGLDFHLVQLFFVCLPSLAVYLVAQYARKEMKKMDAELEVMKKSEEEKAKELEEKAIKEREAKAHPELLEVKGRLDKLEEAIKEIAVESKKRPGDNATRNQDDGITKKQIAPIKPGDSQSTSESRESTEKALLGKPPPSTNTSQQHPKSKAINEGTSEATRI; this is encoded by the exons ATGTTTTGCGGCAGACCCACATTCCTCCGATTGAAGCTCATTCGAAGTCAACATTTCTGCACCAACACCACAAAACCCACTCCCAATAACAGCAACAAACACAAGATTGAATCAAGTATTACTAGATACAATGAAACTTATCGCCAATTAGATAATCTTGATTTCATGACTGCTACTAAAATTCTCTTCAATGAACCGCCCAAGCAAAAGAAGTTCGG GCTCGATTTCCATCTGGTACAGCTCTTCTTTGTCTGCTTGCCTTCATTAG CTGTATATTTGGTGGCGCAGTATGCTcggaaagaaatgaaaaaaatggatGCG GAACTCGAGGTGATGAAAAAATCAGAAGAGGAAAAAGCAAAAGAGTTGGAAGAAAAAGCTATTAAAGAGAGAGAAGCTAAGGCTCACCCAGAGCTGTTAGAGGTGAAAGGGAGACTGGATAAGCTAGAGGAAGCTATAAAGGAAATTGCAGTTGAATCAAAGAAACGGCCAGGTGATAATGCAACCAGAAATCAGGATGACGGTATTACGAAAAAACAAATTGCACCAATAAAACCCGGTGACAGCCAAAGCACATCAGAATCAAGAGAATCCACAGAGAAGGCACTTCTTGGCAAACCACCACCGTCTACTAATACTTCTCAGCAGCATCCGAAGAGCAAAGCCATAAATGAAGGAACTTCTGAAGCGACTAGAATTTGA
- the LOC126680972 gene encoding uncharacterized protein LOC126680972 translates to MRRSSTKKTGQSNSTAPITSSAVDLFRSASSKASSKEMERIDSLFYSYADKSSGLIDPEGIEALCADIEVPHTDVRILMLAWKMKAEKQAYFTLEEWRRGLKALRADTVNKLKKSLPELEKEVKRPSNFVDFYTYAFRYCLTEEKQKSIDIESICQLLDLVLGSQFHVQVDYFIEYLKIQSDYKVINMDQWMGFFRFCNEINFPELDNYNPELAWPLILDNFVEWIREKRS, encoded by the exons ATGCGTCGGTCTTCAACCAAGAAAACGGGTCAATCTAATTCTACCGCTCCGATCACTTCTTCTGCTGTCGATCTTTTTCGCTCCG CGTCGAGTAAAGCGTCGAGTAAAGAGATGGAGCGAATCGATAGCTTGTTTTATAGTTATGCTGATAAATCTTCTGGCTTAATTGA TCCGGAAGGTATTGAAGCGTTGTGTGCAGATATCGAGGTGCCTCATACTGATGTTAGGATCTTGATGCTAGCTTG GAAGATGAAAGCGGAAAAGCAAGCATACTTTACTCTG GAGGAATGGCGAAGAGGCCTTAAAGCATTGAGGGCTGATACTGTAAATAAACTAAAGAAGTCCCTTCCAGAGCTAGAGAAAGAG GTTAAGAGGCCATCAAACTTTGTGGATTTCTATACCTATGCATTCCGGTATTGCCTGACAG AGGAGAAACAAAAGAGCATAGACATAGAGAGCATCTGTCAGTTGCTGGATCTTGTACTAGGATCTCAATTTCATGTGCAGGTTGATTATTTTATCGAGTATCTAAAG ATACAGAGTGATTATAAAGTAATAAACATGGATCAGTGGATGGGGTTCTTCCGCTTTTGCAACGAG ATAAACTTTCCGGAGCTTGATAATTATAATCCGGAACTAGCGTGGCCGTTGATCCTTGATAATTTTGTAGAATGGATACGAGAAAAAAGGAGTTAG
- the LOC126680968 gene encoding nuclear pore complex protein NUP96 has protein sequence MASTSVLPVPGSYSEMQTTISSVPFGISCGLDPQVGDFSLQTQYKKRRISPKNDDESCEFLREIEYLLPILSLEDYYVKPSLTDLASQELSDPGYCSRVPGFTVGRIGFGCVKFLGTTDVRWLDVNKIVKFRRHEIVVYEDDSDKPEVGQGLNKAAEVTLILQVRLHDLNKRRIQNVVKKLKENSEQQGANFSSFNPENGEWKFSVSHFSRFGLSDDDEEDITMDDVAAVEEPVEMINGETSDANKATRAEFDPTGPMLYHSLPTHLGLDPVKMKEMRMLMFPVEEEEEEEEEEEIGNLSSHSQQKLSSSKDSGRYPLQNSTQKTSQRSSALAIRKMPLALLDYRAGSFDSNSPGNILMAQQNKGLPLKTVREGFNLDLKHETPVTGSYSRNIVDAGLFMGRSFRVGWGPNGVLVHSGAPIGCNGSQRQLSSIINIEKVAFDRVVRDEDDKVNKDLVELSFNCPLNLHKSINHEIKDVEVGSFKLKLQKAVSNRIMLSEICRSYIDIIEKQLEVPGLSSPARLGLMHQVIVWELIKVLFSERESSGQSKSMDSDNEEDMMQDIKEGSLEIDQEALPLIRRAEFSCWLQESVCHRVQEDVSSLSESSYLEHIFLLLSGRQLDVAVDLAISRGDVRLACLLSQAGGSMVNRNDVARQLDLWRVNGMDFNFIEKERVRLYELLSGNIHNALNGLNIDWKRFLGLLMWYRLAPETSLPIIFQTYQHLLDDGKAPYPLPIYIDEGPAEEVVNFSGRHFDLSYYLMLLHAKGESEFGFLKTMFSAFSSTDDPLDYHMTWHQRAVLEGAGILASNDLQVLDMGLVSQLLCIGQCHWAIYVVLHMPYCYDYPYLQATAIREILFQYCETWSSDESQRQFIESLDIPQAWLHEAMAVYFNYYGDLFKALEHYLECANWQKAHSIFITSVAHELFLSANHSEIWRITTLMEDYKSEIENWELGAGIYLSFYLIKSSFQEGFDTISKRESPESKSSECRNFLSHLNESLEVFSDRLPINARVAYSRMAEEISEMLLSVAANDSTREDQLSCFDIVFNAPVPEDLRSNHLQDAVSLFTCYLSEMPA, from the exons GGAGTTACAGTGAAATGCAGACTACAATTAGCAGTGTTCCTTTTGGTATTTCGTGTGGACTGGATCCCCAAGTGGGCGATTTTAGTTTACAAACCCAAtacaagaaaagaagaatatcTCCGAAAAATGATGATGAATCGTGCGAGTTTTTACGAGAGATTGAGTATTTATTACCCATTTTGAGTTTGGAAGATTACTATGTGAAGCCTTCATTAACTGATTTAGCTTCCCAAGAACTTAGTGATCCTGGTTATTGCAGTCGTGTTCCGGGTTTTACAGTTGGGAGAATAGGTTTTGGATGTGTTAAGTTTCTTGGGACTACGGATGTTAGGTGGTTGGATGTAAATAAGATTGTGAAGTTTCGTAGGCATGAGATTGTTGTATATGAAGATGATAGTGACAAACCAGAGGTTGGTCAAGGTCTAAATAAGGCTGCTGAAGTGACTTTGATTCTACAAGTAAGATTACATGACTTAAACAAAAGGCGGATTCAAAATGTGGTAAAGAAATTGAAGGAGAATTCTGAGCAGCAGGGAGCTAATTTCAGCTCATTTAACCCGGAAAATGGTGAATGGAAGTTTTCAGTTTCCCACTTCAGCAGATTTGGTTTGAGTGATGATGACGAGGAAGATATCACTATGGATGATGTTGCAGCTGTTGAAGAACCTGTTGAAATGATCAATGGTGAGACATCTGATGCAAATAAAGCAACCCGTGCAGAATTTGATCCAACTGGTCCTATGCTTTATCATTCTCTTCCCACACATCTTGGCCTTGATCCTGTAAAAATGAAAGAGATGAGGATGTTAATGTTTCcagttgaagaagaagaagaagaagaagaagaagaagagatcgGGAATTTGAGCAGTCACTCACAGCAGAAACTGTCATCTAGTAAAGACAGTGGAAGATATCCTTTGCAGAATTCCACTCAGAAGACAAGCCAGAGAAGTAGTGCTCTTGCTATAAGGAAGATGCCACTGGCTCTGCTCGATTATAGAGCTGGTAGTTTTGACTCCAATTCCCCTGGTAATATTTTGATGGCCCAGCAAAATAAGGGCCTGCCTTTAAAGACTGTAAGAGAAGGATTTAATCTGGACCTTAAGCATGAAACACCAGTAACTGGAAGCTATTCACGCAACATAGTTGATGCTGGTTTGTTCATGGGTAGGTCATTCCGTGTAGGGTGGGGTCCAAATGGTGTGCTTGTTCACTCTGGGGCTCCAATTGGATGTAATGGATCTCAAAGGCAATTATCATCTATAATTAACATAGAGAAGGTTGCATTTGACAGAGTGGTTAGAGACGAAGATGACAAAGTTAATAAGGATCTCGTTGAGCTGTCTTTTAACTGTCCTTTGAATCTCCATAAATCTATAAATCATGAAATTAAAGATGTGGAGGTGGGGTCCTTCAAACTAAAGCTTCAAAAGGCTGTCTCTAATCGTATAATGCTTTCAGAGATTTGTCGGAGTTATATAGATATCATTGAGAAGCAGTTGGAGGTTCCGGGGCTGTCATCACCTGCGCGATTGGGGTTGATGCATCAAGTTATAGTCTGGGAATTGATAAAAGTTCTTTTCTCTGAAAGGGAAAGTAGTGGACAGTCGAAGTCTATGGATTCTGACAATGAGGAGGATATGATGCAGGATATAAAAGAAGGTTCTTTGGAGATTGACCAGGAAGCACTTCCTCTTATCCGAAGAGCAGAGTTTAGCTGTTGGTTGCAAGAAAGTGTTTGCCACCGTGTCCAAGAAGATGTGAGCTCTTTAAGTGAATCTAGTTATCTTGAACACATTTTCTTACTTCTATCTGGGCGACAACTGGATGTAGCTGTGGACTTAGCCATCTCTAGAGGAGATGTTAGGCTGGCTTGTTTGTTAAGTCAAGCTGGTGGATCCATGGTAAACCGCAATGATGTCGCACGGCAGCTTGATCTTTGGAGAGTCAATGGGATGGACTTCAATTTTATCGAGAAGGAAAGAGTCAGGCTATATGAGTTGCTTTCTGGTAACATTCATAATGCATTAAATGGTCTGAACATCGACTGGAAGAGGTTCTTAGGTTTATTGATGTGGTATCGCCTAGCACCTGAAACATCTTTGCCCATTATTTTTCAAACTTATCAGCATCTTCTTGATGATGGCAAGGCTCCATATCCTCTGCCCATTTACATTGATGAAGGACCAGCAGAAGAGGTTGTAAACTTCTCAGGAAGGCATTTTGACCTCTCATATTATCTTATGCTTCTTCATGCTAAAGGAGAGAGTGAATTTGGCTTCCTGAAGACCATGTTCAGTGCCTTCTCTTCAACAGATGACCCACTTGACTACCATATGACCTGGCATCAGCGAGCTGTGCTGGAAGGGGCTGGTATTTTAGCTTCCAATGATCTTCAAGTTCTTGACATGGGGCTTGTTTCTCAGCTACTGTGTATTGGACAATGTCATTGGGCAATCTATGTGGTGCTTCACATGCCCTACTGTTATGATTATCCATACCTCCAAGCTACAGCTATTCGGGAAATTTTATTTCAGTACTGTGAAACTTGGAGTTCAGATGAATCACAACGCCAATTTATTGAGAGCCTTGACATTCCACAGGCATGGTTGCATGAAGCTATG GCAGTGTACTTCAATTATTATGGAGATCTTTTCAAAGCGCTTGAACACTACCTTGAATGTGCAAATTGGCAAAAAGCTCATTCTATTTTCATAACTTCAGTTGCCCACGAATTGTTTTTATCAG CCAATCACTCGGAGATATGGAGGATTACAACTTTAATGGAGGATTACAAGTCTGAAATTGAAAATTGGGAATTGGGAGCTGGAATTTATTTATCATTCTATTTGATAAAAAGTTCATTTCAGGAAGGCTTCGATACTATAAGTAAACGG GAATCTCCTGAGAGCAAAAGTTCAGAGTGCAGGAATTTCCTCAGTCATCTGAATGAATCATTGGAAGTTTTCAGCGACCGTTTACCAATTAATGCAAG AGTAGCATACTCAAGGATGGCAGAAGAAATTAGTGAAATGCTTTTATCTGTTGCCGCCAATGATTCAACACGCGAAGATCAATTAAGTTGCTTCGATATTGTATTTAATGCTCCAGTTCCAGAAGACCTGCGCTCCAATCATCTGCAGGATGCCGTCTCTCTCTTTACATGTTATCTCTCAGAGATGCCTGCTTAG
- the LOC126680970 gene encoding uncharacterized protein At2g39795, mitochondrial encodes MARLIRAIRRTLNSTQNALIPQIQFAQPQHKSEIKLNPFQFATRNYISEMRKSAIKENMIRLLRNEIQYEFDRAPPKQPVTEFKSFKIDERPGEQWITMKRKYAENEDIKIEATMFDGAVPSFKSSDVSKDNKVQLHITLVVCISKGDGDAFEIMCSAWPDSLQITKLFIRGSEKVTAKAYIGPDVDELDDELQDSLYDFLEARGIDDEMAAFLHEYMKNKDKTEYIRWMGTVKSYIEE; translated from the exons ATGGCACGTCTAATCCGAGCCATAAGAAGAACCCTAAATTCAACTCAAAACGCCCTAATTCCCCAAATTCAATTCGCACAACCACAACACAAAAGCGAAATTAAGCTAAACCCATTTCAATTCGCAACAAGAAATTACATTTCAGAAATGCGCAAATCTGCAATTAAAGAGAACATGATTAGATTACTACGCAATGAAATTCAATACGAATTCGATCGTGCCCCTCCCAAACAG CCTGTTACAGAGTTCAAGTCCTTCAAGATTGATGAACGCCCCGGTGAGCAGTGGATAACAATGAAAAGGAAATATGCAGAGAATGAAGATATTAAGATAGAAGCAACAATGTTTGATGGAGCTGTTCCGAGTTTTAAATCGAGTGATGTTTCCAAGGATAATAAAGTGCAGCTTCACATTACTTTGGTTGTTTGTATCTCAAAGGGTGATGGTGATGCTTTTGAGATTATGTGCTCAGCTTGGCCAGATAGCTTACAGATTACAAAGCTTTTCATTCGCGGCAGTGAAAAAGTGACAGCTAAGGCCTATATTGGTCCTGATGTCGA TGAATTAGATGATGAACTACAAGATTCACTTTACGATTTTTTGGAAGCAAGGGGTATAGATGATGAAATGGCAGCTTTCTTGCATGAATACATGAAGAACAAAGATAAAACTGAATACATTAGGTGGATGGGTACTGTCAAATCTTACATTGAAGAGTAG